From Synechococcus sp. A10-1-5-1, a single genomic window includes:
- a CDS encoding diflavin flavoprotein — protein MAVVASTPRLSLQCEAIANDTSTIRSLDWDRSRFDIEFGLRNGTTYNSFLVRGERTALIDTSHLKFEGTWLDLLKEQIDPKAIDVLIVSHTEPDHSGLVGHVIDLNPDIEVVGSKVAIQFLENQVHRPFKSRAIKSGDELDLGTNPESGIQHRFEFLSAPNLHWPDTIFSFDHGTGILYTCDAFGMHYCSEDTFDVDPGSLAPDFRFYYDCLMGPNARSVLQAMKRMDGLEGTINTIATGHGPLLRHHLNLWMGDYKDWSSDRSKGEAYAAVCYLSQYGFCDRLSQAIARGIGKAEAQVQLVDLRATDAQELSALISEASAVVVPTWPANPDPELQASIGTLLAALKPKQWIGSYDAYGGNDEPIDAVASQLRSMGQKEAFEPLRVRQVPDGNDYQRCEEAGTDLGQLLTRAKTIAAMKSLDGDLDKALGRLSGGLYVVTARQDERASAMVASWVSQASFDPPGITVAVAKDRAIEALLQVGDRFVLNILREDNYQDLMRHFLKRFPPGADRFEGVNILDGVANGGPVLGDALAFLGCRVSQRMEGPDHWIIYGEVEQGNVSDTEARTAVHHRKVGNHY, from the coding sequence ATGGCTGTCGTTGCCAGCACGCCCCGGCTGAGCCTGCAGTGCGAGGCCATCGCCAATGACACCAGCACCATCCGCTCCCTGGACTGGGACCGCAGCCGCTTCGACATTGAGTTCGGCCTGCGCAACGGGACCACTTACAACAGCTTTCTGGTGCGGGGCGAGCGCACCGCCTTAATCGACACCAGCCACCTCAAGTTCGAAGGGACCTGGCTGGATCTGCTCAAAGAGCAAATCGACCCCAAAGCGATCGACGTCCTGATCGTCAGCCACACCGAACCGGACCACTCCGGTCTGGTGGGTCACGTCATCGACCTCAACCCAGACATTGAAGTCGTGGGCTCCAAGGTCGCCATTCAGTTCCTGGAAAACCAGGTCCATCGCCCCTTCAAGAGCCGCGCCATCAAAAGCGGCGATGAGCTCGACCTGGGAACGAACCCTGAGAGCGGGATCCAGCACCGCTTTGAGTTCCTCAGTGCCCCCAACCTGCACTGGCCGGACACGATCTTTTCCTTCGACCACGGCACTGGGATCCTCTACACCTGCGATGCCTTCGGAATGCACTACTGCTCCGAGGACACCTTTGATGTGGACCCCGGCTCCCTCGCTCCGGACTTCCGCTTCTACTACGACTGCCTGATGGGCCCCAACGCCCGCAGCGTCCTCCAGGCCATGAAGCGGATGGATGGCCTCGAGGGCACGATCAACACCATCGCCACCGGCCACGGTCCACTGCTGCGCCACCACCTCAACCTCTGGATGGGGGACTACAAGGACTGGAGCAGCGACCGCAGCAAAGGGGAGGCCTATGCCGCCGTTTGCTATCTCAGCCAATACGGCTTCTGCGACCGCCTCAGCCAAGCCATTGCCCGGGGCATCGGCAAAGCGGAAGCCCAGGTGCAACTGGTGGACCTGCGCGCGACCGACGCCCAGGAACTCAGCGCCCTGATCAGCGAGGCCAGCGCCGTCGTCGTTCCCACCTGGCCCGCCAACCCCGACCCCGAACTCCAAGCCTCCATCGGCACCCTGCTGGCGGCCCTGAAACCCAAGCAGTGGATCGGCAGCTACGACGCCTACGGCGGCAACGACGAGCCGATTGACGCGGTCGCCTCCCAGCTGCGCAGCATGGGCCAGAAGGAAGCCTTTGAACCGCTTCGGGTCCGCCAGGTTCCCGATGGGAACGACTACCAGCGCTGCGAAGAAGCCGGGACCGACCTGGGTCAACTCCTCACCCGGGCCAAGACCATCGCAGCCATGAAATCCCTCGATGGCGACCTGGACAAAGCCCTGGGCCGCCTCTCTGGTGGTCTCTATGTCGTGACCGCCCGCCAGGACGAGCGGGCCTCCGCGATGGTGGCCAGCTGGGTCAGCCAGGCCAGCTTCGATCCCCCCGGCATCACCGTGGCCGTGGCCAAGGACCGCGCCATCGAAGCCCTGTTGCAGGTGGGCGATCGCTTCGTGCTCAACATCCTGCGGGAGGACAACTACCAAGACCTGATGCGGCACTTCCTCAAGCGCTTCCCGCCGGGTGCGGATCGCTTCGAGGGGGTCAACATCCTTGATGGCGTAGCCAATGGCGGCCCGGTCCTCGGCGATGCCCTGGCCTTCCTCGGTTGCCGCGTCAGCCAGCGGATGGAGGGCCCTGACCACTGGATCATCTACGGCGAGGTCGAGCAGGGGAACGTCTCCGACACCGAGGCGCGCACGGCCGTGCACCACCGCAAAGTGGGGAACCACTACTAA
- a CDS encoding MEKHLA domain-containing protein, whose translation MPLSDRRHRLRRQQLEQAPAPWLTPGKRQLANQILSSHQQAFGRALAPSAQELFSADLVVLAHDGSSDPCLTYANAAALQLWERPWSAMVGMPSRLTAEPQERQSRSQALQQALKQQAIEGYSGIRISRTGRRFQIHNARLWCLSDPDGRPCGQAAAFSDWWWL comes from the coding sequence GTGCCCCTGAGCGATCGCCGGCACCGCCTGCGGCGGCAACAACTCGAGCAAGCACCAGCACCCTGGCTCACCCCCGGGAAACGCCAGTTGGCCAATCAGATCCTCAGCTCTCACCAGCAGGCCTTTGGGCGGGCGCTCGCCCCATCCGCCCAGGAACTCTTCTCAGCAGATCTGGTGGTCCTGGCCCATGACGGCAGCAGCGACCCCTGTCTGACCTACGCCAACGCGGCGGCTCTCCAGCTCTGGGAGCGCCCCTGGAGCGCCATGGTCGGCATGCCCTCGCGGCTCACAGCTGAACCCCAAGAGCGCCAAAGCCGCTCCCAGGCCCTGCAACAGGCCTTGAAGCAACAAGCGATCGAGGGCTACAGCGGGATCCGCATCAGCCGCACGGGCCGGCGCTTTCAGATCCACAACGCCCGGCTTTGGTGCCTGAGCGACCCCGATGGACGCCCCTGCGGCCAAGCGGCGGCCTTCAGCGATTGGTGGTGGCTCTAA
- a CDS encoding diflavin flavoprotein, with amino-acid sequence MATATAERQVIQLPVEPGLVCLRGMSPKRLRFEVEYGLERGTTANSFLFLPSAEEDEQIGRTAALLIHPPGASFAEPYLEQLSALVPSSTELQVVVSHVNPNRIALLHELARRWGKLRLIASNPGAKLLQDLWAQRKPTAAGEPEGPALPKLPPLTVVRGEDSIERPDGYSISLLAAPTPRWPGALMAFEETTGLLMSGKFFSAHLCSQDWAEANRSSTEEDRRYFYDCLMAPMARQVEAVLNRLDELSIRCIAPGHGPAIAESWRSLLVDYRRWGESQERSSLSVALLFASAYGNTAAIADALAQGVSRTGVRVESVNCEFTPTEKLLETIRSADALLIGSPTLGGHAPTPIVSALGTVLAEGDRSKPVGVFGSFGWSGEAIDLLESKLRDGGFSFAFEPIRVKFSPDATTIKTLEETGTGLGRSLITAQRKAQRRSGTSGGLSESRSNPAVLALGRVVGSLCVLTTRKGSGESQLSGAMVASWVSQASFSPPGLTVAVAKDRAVEALLHVGDSFALNVLASGRESGPMKQFLQPFAPGADRFAGLELEESPGGQPILPDALAWLDCSVKQRMECGDHWLIYAQVGSGALVDPEATTAVHQRRSGANY; translated from the coding sequence ATGGCGACAGCAACCGCAGAACGGCAGGTCATTCAGCTGCCGGTCGAACCCGGTCTGGTCTGCCTGCGGGGCATGAGTCCCAAACGTCTGCGCTTCGAAGTCGAATACGGCCTGGAGCGCGGTACCACGGCCAACAGCTTTCTCTTTCTGCCCAGCGCTGAGGAAGACGAGCAGATCGGCCGCACCGCGGCGCTCTTGATCCACCCCCCCGGTGCCTCCTTCGCCGAGCCCTACCTGGAGCAGCTCTCGGCCCTAGTCCCCAGCAGCACCGAGCTCCAGGTCGTGGTCAGCCACGTCAACCCCAACCGGATCGCCCTCCTGCATGAACTGGCCCGCCGCTGGGGAAAGCTGCGCCTGATCGCCTCGAACCCTGGCGCCAAGCTGCTGCAGGACCTCTGGGCCCAGCGCAAACCCACAGCAGCCGGCGAGCCCGAAGGACCGGCCCTGCCGAAGCTCCCACCCCTAACCGTGGTCCGGGGCGAAGACAGCATCGAGCGCCCCGACGGCTACTCGATCAGCCTGCTGGCCGCCCCCACCCCGCGCTGGCCCGGAGCCCTGATGGCCTTCGAGGAGACCACCGGCCTGCTGATGAGCGGCAAGTTCTTCTCGGCCCACCTCTGCAGCCAGGACTGGGCGGAAGCCAACCGCAGCAGCACCGAGGAAGACCGCCGCTACTTCTATGACTGCCTGATGGCGCCGATGGCCCGCCAGGTGGAAGCGGTGCTGAACCGCCTTGATGAGCTCTCCATCCGCTGCATCGCCCCAGGCCATGGCCCGGCCATCGCCGAGAGCTGGCGGAGCCTGCTGGTGGACTACCGGCGCTGGGGGGAATCCCAGGAACGCTCCAGCCTCTCGGTGGCCCTGCTCTTCGCCAGCGCCTATGGCAACACCGCCGCCATCGCCGATGCCCTCGCCCAAGGGGTCTCCCGCACGGGGGTCCGGGTCGAAAGCGTGAATTGCGAGTTCACGCCCACGGAAAAACTGCTGGAGACGATCCGCAGTGCCGATGCGCTGTTGATCGGCTCCCCCACCCTGGGGGGCCATGCCCCGACACCGATCGTTTCAGCCCTGGGCACGGTGCTCGCTGAAGGAGATCGCTCCAAACCGGTTGGCGTCTTCGGCAGCTTCGGATGGAGCGGCGAGGCGATCGATCTCCTGGAGAGCAAGTTGCGCGACGGCGGCTTCAGCTTCGCCTTTGAACCGATTCGGGTGAAGTTCAGCCCCGATGCCACCACGATCAAAACCCTGGAGGAAACCGGAACCGGCCTCGGCCGCAGCCTGATCACGGCGCAACGGAAGGCCCAACGCCGCAGCGGCACCAGCGGCGGCCTCAGCGAAAGCCGCAGCAACCCAGCCGTCCTCGCCCTGGGCCGTGTGGTGGGTTCCCTCTGCGTTCTCACCACGCGCAAAGGCAGTGGTGAAAGCCAACTCAGCGGCGCCATGGTGGCCAGCTGGGTCAGTCAAGCGAGCTTCAGCCCACCGGGATTGACGGTGGCCGTCGCCAAGGACCGGGCCGTGGAAGCCCTGTTGCACGTCGGCGATTCCTTTGCCCTCAATGTCCTGGCCTCAGGCCGCGAAAGCGGACCAATGAAGCAATTTCTGCAGCCCTTTGCCCCGGGCGCCGATCGCTTCGCAGGACTGGAGCTCGAGGAGAGCCCCGGCGGTCAGCCGATCCTTCCCGACGCCCTGGCCTGGTTGGACTGCAGTGTCAAACAGCGGATGGAATGCGGTGACCACTGGCTGATCTATGCCCAGGTGGGATCCGGGGCTCTTGTGGATCCAGAGGCCACCACCGCCGTCCACCAGCGCCGCAGCGGAGCCAACTATTAA
- a CDS encoding Hsp20/alpha crystallin family protein, producing the protein MLTLRQSPFDLFEQLDQQLHTAERVPAAEVRETEAGFAITLELPGVKRDSIDVKATDRTLVISAERLAPEEAAEAPAPLLSEFRYGTWSRSFRFPSGIDREGLEAHYRDGLLLVTAPKAQTMTTVSVKVEG; encoded by the coding sequence ATGCTGACCCTGCGCCAATCACCCTTTGATCTGTTCGAACAACTCGATCAGCAGCTGCACACCGCCGAGCGTGTCCCCGCCGCTGAAGTGCGTGAAACCGAGGCTGGCTTCGCCATCACCCTGGAACTGCCAGGCGTCAAGCGCGACTCGATCGATGTCAAAGCCACCGATCGAACTCTGGTCATCAGCGCCGAGCGCCTCGCCCCCGAAGAGGCGGCCGAAGCCCCCGCTCCACTCCTGAGCGAATTCCGCTACGGAACCTGGAGCCGCAGCTTCCGCTTCCCCTCCGGCATCGACCGCGAGGGCCTGGAAGCCCACTACCGCGATGGCCTCCTGCTGGTCACCGCCCCCAAGGCCCAAACCATGACCACCGTCTCGGTCAAGGTCGAGGGTTAA